The Streptomyces lienomycini sequence TGAAGATCAGCAGGTCGATGGCGATGCCGACGACCAGGATCAGCAGGATCGCCTCGAACACCATGGCCATGTCGCTGGCGTTGCGGCCGTTCTCCAGCAACTGGCCCAGGCCCACCCCGAGATCGGGGAAGGAGGCGATGATCTCGGCGGCCATCAGCGAGCGCCAGGAGAACGCCCAGCCCTGCTTGAGACCGGCGACGTAGCCGGGCAGCGCGGCCGGCAGCACGATGTGCCAGGTTCCCCTCAGTCCCGTCGCGCCGAGGGTGCGGCCCGCGCGCAGGAAGATCGGGGACACCTGGTCGACGCCGGACACCAGGCCGTTGGCGATGGAGGGCACCGCGCCGAGCAGGATCACGGCGTACATCATCGAGTTGTTCAGGCCCAGCCAGATCACGGCCGGCGGCACCCAGGCCACCGACGGCAGCGACTGGAGGCCGGACAGGATAGGGCCGATCGCCGCCCGCACGAACTTCACCCGCGCCACCAGCAGCCCCAGCGGGGTACCGATGAGCAGCGCGAAGCAGAAGCCGAGCAGACCGCGCGAGACGCTGGTCCAGATGTAGCCGAGCAACTCCCCCTCGAGCCACGCCTGGTGGAGGACGTCCCACACGTCGGCCGGGGCGGGCAGCTTGGTCGGGTCGTCGACGATCTCGAAGGAGACCAGTGCCTGCCACACCGCCAGCACCAGCAGGACGGCGACGGTGGGCGGCAGGATCTTCTCCACGACGGTCTGCCGCCACGGCGTGCGCCCCTGCTGCACCGAGTCCAGCGCGTCCAGGCCCGCCTCCAGGCCGGCGAGATCGCCGCCGTCCTTCGCGCCTGCGGGACGCGTCGTGTCAGTGCTGGCCATGGCGGCGGATCTCCCCACGCAGTTCTTCGGTGATCTCGACGGACAGCTCCGCCACGTCGGTGTCCTCGATACGGCGCGGCTGCGGGATGCCCACCGTCCACTCGCGCGCCACCCGCCCGGGACGGGAGGACAGCAGCACCACGCGCTCGGCCAGCCGCACGGCCTCGCGCACGTTGTGCGTCACGAACAGCACGGACAACTTCGTCTCGCGCCA is a genomic window containing:
- a CDS encoding ABC transporter permease, which produces MASTDTTRPAGAKDGGDLAGLEAGLDALDSVQQGRTPWRQTVVEKILPPTVAVLLVLAVWQALVSFEIVDDPTKLPAPADVWDVLHQAWLEGELLGYIWTSVSRGLLGFCFALLIGTPLGLLVARVKFVRAAIGPILSGLQSLPSVAWVPPAVIWLGLNNSMMYAVILLGAVPSIANGLVSGVDQVSPIFLRAGRTLGATGLRGTWHIVLPAALPGYVAGLKQGWAFSWRSLMAAEIIASFPDLGVGLGQLLENGRNASDMAMVFEAILLILVVGIAIDLLIFSPLERWVLRSRGLLVKG